Proteins co-encoded in one Deltaproteobacteria bacterium genomic window:
- a CDS encoding ATPase — MRNIIQQRLADAVSMDIPALVEREYRLPEIPNKAYAIIGMRRVGKTYFLYQTMNHLMRQGIERSRVVYLNLEDERLSDMTVKDLHWIIDEYYAMFPENRPGKAYFFLDEIQLIDGWEKFVRYFMDSENVQIFISGSSAKMLSREIASAMRGRSIEAIIYPYSFREFLKSRNINVPTSLNRVNKQLRSLMENQLLKYLLEGGFPEAQGLSISDRYLLLQGYVNTVIFRDIVDRFKVTNIVVLKKLIRHFIRNSGLHFTVNKFFNDLKSQGMKVAKTTLYEYLGHIQDVFLLRTIHIYTQSERKKMVNPIKPYVIDTALAASFSLSREPEVGHLLENCIFMELCRRDAMVTYFTTQSGYEVDFVAEYPDKSMDIIQVSADISNRVTRDRECRALEEASFSLPNARFILINLREEAELDVGNVRVNIIPAWKWLLDRKSLFRGWEGVNQ; from the coding sequence ATGAGGAACATCATTCAACAGAGACTTGCCGATGCTGTAAGCATGGATATACCGGCCTTGGTCGAAAGGGAATACCGGTTGCCGGAAATCCCCAACAAGGCCTATGCCATTATCGGTATGAGACGGGTGGGCAAGACCTATTTCTTGTATCAGACAATGAATCATTTAATGAGGCAAGGAATTGAACGGTCGCGAGTTGTATATCTGAACCTTGAAGATGAGCGTCTCTCTGATATGACAGTCAAAGACCTGCACTGGATAATAGATGAATATTATGCAATGTTTCCAGAAAACCGTCCTGGAAAGGCCTACTTTTTTCTTGATGAGATTCAACTGATCGATGGCTGGGAAAAGTTCGTCAGATATTTTATGGACTCTGAAAATGTTCAGATCTTTATCAGCGGATCTTCTGCCAAGATGTTGAGTCGAGAAATCGCCTCGGCCATGCGAGGTCGGTCGATAGAGGCGATTATATATCCGTATAGTTTTCGAGAGTTCCTAAAAAGCCGCAATATTAATGTTCCAACTTCCTTGAATCGGGTCAACAAGCAACTGCGGTCCCTGATGGAGAATCAGTTATTGAAATATCTCCTTGAGGGCGGTTTTCCCGAAGCCCAGGGATTATCGATATCAGACCGCTATCTCTTATTACAAGGATATGTAAATACAGTTATTTTTCGTGATATTGTTGACAGGTTCAAAGTCACTAACATAGTTGTGTTAAAAAAACTGATCAGACATTTTATCAGGAATTCCGGACTGCATTTCACAGTAAACAAGTTCTTTAATGACCTGAAATCGCAGGGCATGAAGGTCGCCAAGACGACCCTATATGAATATCTTGGGCATATTCAGGATGTTTTTCTCTTGCGAACTATCCATATTTACACCCAATCTGAACGAAAGAAAATGGTGAATCCCATCAAACCCTATGTAATTGACACTGCTTTGGCAGCATCTTTTTCTCTATCTCGTGAACCTGAAGTCGGCCATCTTCTCGAGAATTGTATTTTTATGGAATTATGCCGTCGCGATGCAATGGTTACTTATTTCACTACTCAATCCGGGTATGAAGTGGATTTCGTGGCGGAGTATCCGGATAAATCCATGGATATAATCCAGGTCTCAGCAGACATAAGCAATCGCGTGACTCGCGATCGCGAATGCCGGGCATTAGAGGAGGCATCTTTTTCCCTGCCGAATGCCCGCTTTATCTTGATCAACCTGAGAGAAGAAGCAGAATTAGATGTAGGCAATGTTAGGGTAAACATTATCCCCGCATGGAAATGGTTGCTTGATAGAAAATCGCTGTTCAGGGGTTGGGAAGGGGTTAATCAGTGA
- a CDS encoding transcriptional regulator — MAITKDFRETVKARAETDPEFRRALLIEAVHAFLTRDVEVGKSILRDYINATVGFEELAEALDKQSKSLHRMLGPKGNPSSNNLFDILQVLQEREGVELEVVARQKAA; from the coding sequence ATGGCTATTACGAAAGATTTTCGGGAGACTGTAAAGGCAAGGGCAGAGACTGATCCAGAGTTCCGACGGGCGCTTTTGATCGAAGCGGTCCACGCCTTTCTCACCAGAGACGTCGAAGTGGGGAAGTCGATCCTCCGGGACTACATCAACGCAACGGTGGGCTTTGAAGAGCTTGCCGAGGCCCTGGACAAACAAAGCAAGAGCCTTCACCGGATGCTCGGGCCAAAGGGTAATCCGAGTTCTAACAATCTCTTTGATATCCTCCAGGTCCTTCAGGAGCGCGAAGGCGTGGAGCTTGAGGTCGTTGCCCGGCAAAAAGCGGCGTGA